CACAAATCCCAAATGCATTTGCACGTTATGAGTTCACATTCCCAAATGGACCAGTATTTAATAAGTTTTTTAAAGTTATACTGAAAGATGGTTGGAATTCACCTGTGGCCTCATTCCCTTATGCTGCTATGGCTGAGTTGGGCGTAATTAAATAACCTCTAATTTAACGAAAATGAAGATTTTAAATAAATATAAATATTATACTGCTTTTGCATTGTTTATTCCACTTTGTTTCTCCGCATGCAAAAAATATGCTAATCCACCAGCAATTTACGAAGACCTAAAGCCACTCTCTGCAGGGCAACGTAAAATTTTGGTCATCAGCATTGATGGACTAACAGGTTCCGAATTGCAGACTGTTGCGCCAGCCAACATTACAAGCCTGCAAAAGAATGCCAAATATTCTTATAATACTTTGAAAACAGCTTCAGATGCAGCAGGATGGGTATCGATGTTAACTGGTACCAGTTTTGTAAAACACCAGATCAGCACTGATAATTTCGAGCGTGCAGCGGGTTCAGGTGTTGATGAACATGCCCCTATTGTATCTTACCGTAATGTATTTGATTATATTACGCAATATAAATCGGTAAAAACGGCTTTAGTTACCCCATGGGCTAATTTGCGGAATTACATGAAAAATGCAGATTTTGCCCCAGTTGTAGCCACTGATATAGCCGTTAAAGACAGTACAGTGAGCATTCTAAATAATCAAACCGGTTTGGGTACCATATTTGTGAACTTTAGAGAAGTTGAAGCCGCTGGCGCTAATGGAGGTTATGTAGCTACAAATGATAACTATAAAAATGCCATAGTAAAAGCCGATGAATATGTGGGTAATATCATAACCGCTTTAAAAGCTAGGAAAAATTATGCGAACGAAGATTGGCTGGTAATATTAACCAGTAATCATGGTGGTAGCAGTGCAAACCCAACTAATGGTTTTACCTTGGTGTACAACCCAGCATTTAAACCATTTGAATTAAAAAAATCTGGTTTCAATCCTGTGCTTTTTAGCACCAATACCTCAAGGGCGGTTACGCCAAATGATAACGGCCTTTATGATGTAGGTGATACCAAAAGCATTACTGTTCAAATGGAAACCAAGTTCAATTCGACTAATGTAAATTATCCTACATTTTTTGGAAAAAGTACCAATTTGAGTGGTTCAAGTATTACGGGATGGCAATGGGGTCATTATGGCGATCAATGGTCGGTTACCGTTGGGGGAACAACGAATGGCGGTTCGGGAAAATTACAGGTAAATTCTACCACTCCACCGGGAACCGGCTGGCACACTTTAACCATGAGTATTAATACTACCGTTAATACACAAGGAGTCGCGACAGCCAGAACGCTTAAGTTGTATGTTGATGGGAATTTGGAAGCTACAAGCGATATATTAGCCAGAAAAAGTTTAACTACAAGTGAGTTGCTCCGGATAGGACATAGAACAGGAGACACTGATACACCAACTCCATTTTACGGAGCCAACTTAGCATTTTTTAATGTAGCGCTAAGCGATGCCGTGATAAAGGCAAATATTGGTCTCAAAGATATCACGCAACATCCAAACTATGCTAATTTAATTGGCTTTTGGCCTATGGATGAAGGTACTGAAGGTACGTTTTTCAATAAAGCACCTGTTGGTTATAATATGTCGCTTTCTGGTGTATACAGTTGGGCTAATTTGGGCAGTGCCTATCCTCCGGGAACAACCCCAGAGCCGATAACATCATCATTGTCTATCCCATCAACAGTGAGTGATGTATCTGCTTTAGCATTATATTGGATGAAGATTAATATCCTTCCTGATTTTGGTTTTGACGGTAAACCTTACCTTAAAAACTTCGAATTGGAATTTTTAAAATAGTAGTTAGTTTTAGTTAATGAAAGCCTTGCCGCCAATTGGTGGCAATGGCTTTTTCTATTTATTGATGGTAATATATGCCTTGCAATAATGTCTATTTTAATGCCTTGTCAAAAACTTAGCGTTCTTAATTCCTTAATGGTTAAACGTTAAAACCACTATCCAACCAATCGTAACATCTTTAAAACTCAAACGTTTGCGCTAAAACATTTTCATCATTATCAGCCAATCATCAGTAATTTGGATCAACAAACCAAAAATTATACACACACACAATGAATAGAAAATTAACCATTTTATTTACACTATTATTTATTGCCGGGCAAATCAGTGCGCAAGATCTGCCTTCCGAACTACAAACCCCCGAAGTGGTTTCGGTAAACCGTTTGCCTATGCGGGCATCAGCCTTTGCTTTCGAAAACCAGGAGCTTGCTGCCAAAAGGGCCAAAGAAAAATCGGCATATTTTTTATCGTTGAATGGTACCTGGAAGTTTAACTGGGTAAAAGATCCACGTAAA
The nucleotide sequence above comes from Pedobacter riviphilus. Encoded proteins:
- a CDS encoding LamG-like jellyroll fold domain-containing protein, with translation MKILNKYKYYTAFALFIPLCFSACKKYANPPAIYEDLKPLSAGQRKILVISIDGLTGSELQTVAPANITSLQKNAKYSYNTLKTASDAAGWVSMLTGTSFVKHQISTDNFERAAGSGVDEHAPIVSYRNVFDYITQYKSVKTALVTPWANLRNYMKNADFAPVVATDIAVKDSTVSILNNQTGLGTIFVNFREVEAAGANGGYVATNDNYKNAIVKADEYVGNIITALKARKNYANEDWLVILTSNHGGSSANPTNGFTLVYNPAFKPFELKKSGFNPVLFSTNTSRAVTPNDNGLYDVGDTKSITVQMETKFNSTNVNYPTFFGKSTNLSGSSITGWQWGHYGDQWSVTVGGTTNGGSGKLQVNSTTPPGTGWHTLTMSINTTVNTQGVATARTLKLYVDGNLEATSDILARKSLTTSELLRIGHRTGDTDTPTPFYGANLAFFNVALSDAVIKANIGLKDITQHPNYANLIGFWPMDEGTEGTFFNKAPVGYNMSLSGVYSWANLGSAYPPGTTPEPITSSLSIPSTVSDVSALALYWMKINILPDFGFDGKPYLKNFELEFLK